In the Suncus etruscus isolate mSunEtr1 chromosome 17, mSunEtr1.pri.cur, whole genome shotgun sequence genome, CCGCCGCGCGGGGCCTGGCGGGGTCGGGCTTCCGCGCCCACTCGCTGCCCCGCGGCGCCGCGGCGTCGCTGCCGCTCggcctggggctggggctggcctACCGCCGGGCGCCCGCGGCGGCCGACGGGCTGGACCTGAGCCAGGCGGCGGCGCGCACCAACGAGTACAAGATCATCCGCACGAACGAGAAGGAGCAGCTGCAGGGCCTGAACGACCGCTTCGCCGTGTTCATCGAGAAGGTGCACCAGCTGGAGACGCAGAACCGCGCGCTCGAGGCCGAGCTGGGGGCGCTGCGGCAGCGGCACGCCGAGCCGTCGCGCGTGGGCGAGCTGTTCGAGCGCGAGCTGCGCGAGCTGCGCGCGCAGCTGGAGGAGGCGAGCTCGGCGCGCGCGCAGGCCCTGCTGGAGCGCGACGCGCTGGCCGACGAGGCGCAGCGGCTGCGGGCGCGCTGCGAGGAGGAGAGCCGCGGGCGCGAGGCGGCCGAGCGCGCGCTCAAGGCGCAGCAGCGCGACGCCGACGGCGCCACGCTGGCCCGCCTGGACCTGGAGAAGAAGGTGGAGGCGCTGCTGGACGAGCTGGCCTTCGTGCGCCAGGTGCACGAGGAGGAGGTGGCCGAGCTGCTGGCCACGCTGCAGGCCTCGTCGCAGGCGGCCGCCGCGGCCGAGCTGGACGTGGCGGCCGCGGCCAAGCCCGACCTGAGCTCGGCGCTGCGCGAGATCCGCGCGCAGTACGAGTCCCTGGCCGCCAAGAACCTGCAGTCGGCCGAGGAGTGGTACAAGTCCAAGTTCGCCAACCTCAACGAGCAGGCGGCGCGCAGCACCGAGGCCATCCGCGCCAGCCGCGAGGAGATCCACGAGTACCGGCGCCAGCTGCAGGCGCGCACCATCGAGATCGAGGGGCTGCGCGGCGCCAACGAGTCCTTGGAGAGGCAGATCCTGGAGCTGGAGGAGAGGCACGGCGCCGAGGTGGCCGGCTACCAGGTAGGCTCCGACCGGCCGCCCCGCGCTCTGCCCCCGACGCA is a window encoding:
- the INA gene encoding alpha-internexin, which translates into the protein MSFGSEHYLCAASASSYRKAFGDGSRLAAARGLAGSGFRAHSLPRGAAASLPLGLGLGLAYRRAPAAADGLDLSQAAARTNEYKIIRTNEKEQLQGLNDRFAVFIEKVHQLETQNRALEAELGALRQRHAEPSRVGELFERELRELRAQLEEASSARAQALLERDALADEAQRLRARCEEESRGREAAERALKAQQRDADGATLARLDLEKKVEALLDELAFVRQVHEEEVAELLATLQASSQAAAAAELDVAAAAKPDLSSALREIRAQYESLAAKNLQSAEEWYKSKFANLNEQAARSTEAIRASREEIHEYRRQLQARTIEIEGLRGANESLERQILELEERHGAEVAGYQDSIGQLENDLRNTKSEMARHLREYQDLLNVKMALDIEIAAYRKLLEGEETRFSTSGLSISGLNPLPNPSYLLPPRVLSSTISKVSSTGLSLKKEEEEISKEASKKTSQIEENFEEILEETVVASKKIEKSSLEESSLSNQKI